In Cicer arietinum cultivar CDC Frontier isolate Library 1 chromosome 7, Cicar.CDCFrontier_v2.0, whole genome shotgun sequence, the genomic window aataattttttaaaaaatcagacAACTACCCGAAAACTCATGGACGAAGGTTTCCGTTAGCTTCTGGAAATATTACATTGAAGTTTTCTGATagtgtatttttttcaaaaaacgtGAAATAAGTTTTCTGGGAGTGAAGttatgtaccggaaaacttttttcaagttttccggagtTGAAGTTGTGCactgaaaaacttaaaaaaagttttccaaaaaaaaaaaagaattttttgacACTCTTGTTCCGGAAATATCGAAatgaaaaatagttattttttaatatatatatatatgagggtattttaatcttttcttttatattttgagGATACATAAATAAAAGAGGGGGTTCGGAGGAAATTTTTCGACCATAAATTATGTTTGGTCTACTCTTATTTGGACagaaaagttaattttttaataagactTAATTGCATTCCGCATTAATTCTTTTTCTAGTAATGATTAATTTGATCAACAACTATGTTTTTGACCAACTACAAGCATTAATACTATTTTCTCTTAccaaaaattgtatatatattttattataaaaaatggcCGTAGTGTATATTGTTGATCATATAAAACTTccgcaaaaaaaaattacataatacTATGTACTATgttttctattaataaaaaatatggaaaaaaaaataaaaattatccaTTTTGTTAATCTAATCATATAATATTATCTAGTAACTATGTAAGtcaaaattaagattaaaattttatttttaaactaatatattaaagttaaaataaaacgtttgtacaatttattaaattatatttatattggtGAGTTTCTTAGTTTTGATAAAACTttattaggaattttaacccaATAAGTacattagtaaaattatttataatttttcaaatatagaacaataaaatattataacacatttatttcattaattagtTTTCATGATTAGAATTTCAatagaatatattttaataaacaaCTTAGCTTTTAAAGCAGCAAAAATACTGAATGTGAAacgtatttaattttatttctaaagGTGTTAATTATTGCtttaattttaaagttgatttatttaaacACTAAAAAAAACCGGGCCCAAAAAAGTATTGACTATTGATAAGTCAACGTGACccacatacatatatatagatGAAGAACTAGAGTAGGAATTATAATCAAATCGATTCCATAGCTGTGTAAAAGATTAAACCCTGTGGCCAAATTTGGTCACATTATTCAATGAGTTttctaattattgtttttattttggtcCTCGTCCCTCATATTGTTCTTGGTAGAGTAATTACAAAAAATGAAGGAGTAGTATTTGGTCAAACTTACAACCCCACATGGGGTGGCAATCATTTAGTGTCTTTAAATCAAGGGAACGAAATTCTGCTCACAATGGATAACTATTCAGGTTATATATTAATCATTCATTTTACCTTAATTATTGTTAAATCGCCTTTTCGACgtctgtttattttttatttaaatggtCACGCCTATTTTTtcagttaaaagaaaaaatattcaacACTACCAAGTATATTAGTGATTATGtcataaaaatgaaacaaatttaattaaaatatcaactaaattaaagactaaaatttgtttttaatttagtcGTTAAATATGAATggtgtcaaaattaaaatctattttttcattttttatttgatgccGGTAATATTTCGTTTCTACATGTGAAATTAATCTATTGGTTATAATAagtgtcatatatatatagtaattattaaagatagtataaaaaaacttaaaattatttttaaatttgtaaatcaCATTCATCataagataaatttgttttgataaattgatattcatttgagatggagaaaatatcatccattatttttattttttgttgtcttaTATATATGAGACTAAGATTTCATGGGAGAGAATCGATTCCCATTACTGTAGTGTCTAGGACTTGATTTTGTTTGGTCATATGATTCTTCCCCTAGAGTTCCATAACATAACATAGAAAATGGTAATTACCATTGAAAATAAGACACATGATTTGGTTATGTCAGTCAATATCTTACTATATGCATTCACAATTTAATTATGCAAAATTCATCATTGTTGTCTTAAAAGTTGTATTATTAAATATTCTATTAGAAATTAGTAgctatattagttttttaaattttagtctcggatttcatttttattattgttttagtattttttttctcaccaatCAAGCTGTCTACAAATGACTATATATACTGGGTAAAGTTAGGTTTTACAAAGCATAAGTTTGATATATTTGaaagtataatataatttgttagcatatttaaatatttattttatattaatatttttaaataaataatttaatattcttttagaTAAATTAATGAGTTAATAAGTTAATGAgattagattttattttgagATTCAACATGACATTTTAAAGAATTCAACTttatataacatatttttaaactcttttttataataatacatttaaataagtcaaaaagtaatataaactaatatgcataaattatataaaatgttaGAGAATCAATGATTTAACATAAAAGGcacaatttaatataataataattcatctatatttacttaaatatgtCGTCggatttaaatgtttttttaagtGGTTTGTAATTtgatcttttttaaataaataatatatattataatatccaTTTCTTTATTATAATACAGAGAAAGTATTATATACATAGATGCGAGcacctttatattttttttagacatgctcttttttatatttatatattaccatttttcttttaaaaaatacctaaagtaaataaaaaaaatatatatacattacaATATAGAAAACTTGGGGTAACTATAATTTGAATGTAATCGGTAGATTAGTTATTTTAATATGGAACACTGCTTCCTTTTTTGCaagttaatttgatattaaGTTATCACATATGCAATATAGGAGCTGGATTTGCATCGAAGATGACTTATGGCTCTGGATTCTTCCATATGAGGATCAAAGTACCAGGCAGTGACTCTGCAGGAGTTGTCACAGCTTACTATGTGAGTTCTTTCCCCTTATTTTGATATGATATGATGTTGAATATGAAATTATACTCTTATTTCATGCCAGAAGAGGAGATTTAATCCTAATTATTAGTCCATATTTCTTATAATAATTGCCACAGTTAcacaatttaaattgtttagaAGATATATACTTTTAGTttcaaatacaattttaattattttttttcaactttatctgataattaatagaatttaattgttatatCTACAAAATTTTACTtgataaaaactaaatatttttattaataaattatttggattgataatatatataaattaaatcataattaatattacgtgtattacactaaaattttaatttttcaatttacatttataataaaaagaatacaacaactaataataaagataatttaataagtttttttcatttattgtgCAGTTGACAACACTTGGAAAATTGCACGAAGAGATGGACTTTGAATTTTTGGGCAATAGAATAGGGAAGCCATATATATTACAGACCAATGTGTTTGCAAATGGAGTAGGAAATAGGGAACACAAAATTCATCTTTGGTTTGACCCCACAATCGATTTTCACGACTACAAAATTCTTTGGAATGCACATCAAATTGTGTAAGATACATACATGCACACTAGTTCTTTGTATAAGtctatattaattaatgtatttacatatagttatatatgtaattgtaaaatttgatcaaattttggCTTGACAGATTTTATGTGGACAATATCCCCATTAGAGTATACAAGAACAATACCAATATTGGAGCGAGCTATCCATCAAATGCTATGCAAATACAAATAAGTTTGTGGAATGGTGAAGATTGGGCAACAGAAGGAGGCAAAGCCAAAATCAATT contains:
- the LOC101507020 gene encoding xyloglucan endotransglucosylase/hydrolase protein 2-like — its product is MTYGSGFFHMRIKVPGSDSAGVVTAYYLTTLGKLHEEMDFEFLGNRIGKPYILQTNVFANGVGNREHKIHLWFDPTIDFHDYKILWNAHQIVFYVDNIPIRVYKNNTNIGASYPSNAMQIQISLWNGEDWATEGGKAKINWNYAPFKAYFQGFDVSGCPSLNPNLVDPKCFNGNFWWNNQNYWQLNPQEEKQLENIKKNYVIYDYCTDRKRYPTPPHPTPPIECLH